One region of Termitidicoccus mucosus genomic DNA includes:
- a CDS encoding PPC domain-containing DNA-binding protein has translation MNQTKIKKLIVLIALSSLALCVANAQTFKGSRWTARKAGDAYIVSIQDKSSIVEALTDFVTSRKIQAGQITGIGATNEATLRFFDPATKKYADKVFKEQMEISNLSGNISEVEGKPVLHLHITLGRRDYTALAGHLLDAKIRGAGECFVYPMDAKIIKVKNEEVGLNFYDFEP, from the coding sequence ATGAACCAGACAAAGATAAAAAAGTTAATCGTATTGATCGCCCTATCCAGCCTCGCTTTGTGCGTTGCGAATGCGCAAACCTTCAAGGGCAGCCGCTGGACCGCCAGAAAAGCCGGGGACGCCTACATCGTCAGCATACAGGACAAATCAAGCATTGTGGAGGCATTGACCGACTTCGTCACCTCCCGGAAAATCCAGGCCGGGCAAATCACCGGCATTGGCGCCACCAACGAGGCGACCTTGCGTTTCTTTGACCCCGCGACCAAGAAATATGCCGACAAGGTTTTTAAGGAGCAGATGGAGATCTCCAATCTGTCCGGCAACATTTCCGAGGTGGAGGGCAAGCCCGTGCTGCATTTGCATATTACACTTGGGAGAAGGGACTACACCGCCCTGGCCGGTCACTTGCTGGATGCAAAAATCCGCGGGGCCGGTGAATGCTTCGTTTATCCGATGGATGCCAAAATCATCAAAGTGAAAAACGAGGAGGTCGGACTTAATTTCTATGATTTCGAACCATAA